From the genome of Methylocystis heyeri:
GCGCAGGCGGTCCTCGATTTCGCGCGGCTCAAGAAAGCGCTCTCGCCGGGCGATGATCGACTGTTGCAGACGCTCGCCGCGCCGGGAGCCATCGTGCCGAACGGCCGCTCGGCCATCGCCAATCTTACCGGATGGCGGCCCGCCGCCCTCAATGCGCTGCTCTTGCGCTATACCGGTTCGACCTCACTCGACTCGCTGCGTCGCATCGAAGTCTTCGCGCGCGTGTTCGATGCGCTCGTCATCGTCGGGGCCTGCGGCGTCTCGGCCGGGGCTCTGCTCGGGGCCCTGACCAATGCGCCAACGCCTGCGGGCGTCGCTGCGCTGCAATCGGCGCTGCGGGCGCGCTACGCCACGGCGGACTGGCTCGGCGTCGTCAAACCGATCAACGACGCGCTGCGGGTCGCGCAACGCGACGCGCTCGTCGCCTATATCCTCCAGGGTTTCAAGTCCAAGGGGCCGCCCTATGACGGGCTGGACACAGCCGACAAGCTGTTCGAGTTCTTCCTGATGGACGTCGAGAACCAGCCGGCGGTGCTGACCTCCCGGATCCGGCTGGCGCTGTTGTCGGCGCAGCTCTTCATCGAGCGCATCCTGCGCGGACTGGAGCCGCAGATCACGCCGAGCGACATCGATCCCCAGCAATGGAGCTGGATGAAGCGTTATCGGGTCTGGCAGGCCAATCGGGAAGTGTTCCTGTGGCCGGAAAACTGGCTCTATCCCGAGTTGCGCGACGACCAGTCGCCGATCTTCAAGAAGACGCTGAGCGCGCTGCTCCAGGGCGACATGACAGAGGACGCCGCGGCGGAGGCCTATCTCGGCTATCTCTCGGAACTCGAGCAGATCGCCAAGCTCGAACCCTGCGGAATCTGGTACGCGCCGGCGAGCGACGGGAGCGCCGGCGGCGGCGCGAGCGACGAGATCGCCTATGTCGTCGCCCGCACCGCCGGCGCGCATCGCAAGCACTATTTCCGGCGCTTGCAGGGCGGCTCCTGGACGCCCTGGGAGGAGGTGAAAATCGACTGCGAGGACATGCCGCTCACGCCGATCGTCTGGAAAGGACGGCTGTTCCTGTTCTGGCTGCGGATACACAAGAACCAGGCGGTCGCGCCCGCGATCGGCGACCCCGCGAATACCGGGAATATCTCCGGGTGGGACATGGGCGCAGTCAACGCCTATACCGGCAGCAGCGCGGGAAAAGCGACGCCGCTCGCCGTTCAGGCCGTCTTGTGCTGGAGCGAATTCTACAACGGCAAATGGCAGGACATGAAGACGTCGGACGTGAATCATCCGGCGACGCTGAACATCGACGCCAGCGCCGCGGACCGCGAATTCGAGCTGCTGCGGAACCGCATCCGCATCGTCGTCGCGCCGGTTCCGTCTTCCGTGCCCTCGGATGCGCTGGCGCTGGCGATTCTCCCTCCCGGCGACGGGACCAAGCCGGTGGAGCCGTTCGGACCGGGCTTCATCCTTCATAATACGCACAGCCTGCCGACGCTCTCCGCCGACCTGCCGAGGACGAAGACGCGGACGGGCCGAACCAATCCGCCGCTTCCGTTGCGTACGCTCGGCCCTTCCCGAAAATATGTGGGCGACCGGACGGCCGGAACCTTCACGATGACGCGCTACGACACGCTGAGCAGCGTGAGCGCCAATCACGCCGATGTGACGCTGCCGATCCTCGGTTTTCCCGCCTCGCCGAGATTCACGGAGCCTCAGATCGGACCGGGGGACGGGACCGACTGGCCGTTCTTCTACGAGGATCGCCGCAGCCAGTTCTATGTCGCCATCACAAAGTCGTTCTCGCCCTATCATGTCTGGCCGGGCTTCGGCTCGCTCGCGACGGCGCCGCCGCTCGCCGAGATCCCGCACATTCCGCCGCTGGCGGTGGCGACCGCGGTTCCCGCGGGCGTCGGTCCCGATCCCGGCCCGCTCGCGGATCCCTCGGCCGGCGCGACGCCGGGCGGCCCCTGGAGCTTCGCCGGCGCTCGCAACGTCGTCGCTCTGTCCAATCAGGGTTCCTTTTCGTTCCAGGGACGCGTCATCGGTCTCGGGGGCGGGGCTCCGGGCGTGATTGCGAATATTTCGATTCAACGCGCGGGAGGTTGATCATGGCCCAGCTCTACGGCGCTGCAGCGCGCTATCACGAGGCGACAGACATCGCGGCCGTCATCGGCGCACAATATCCGGCCCGCAACGCCGGCCAATGGCCGCCCCTGTGGGGATATTGGTCCTATTCCTTCGACTTTGCGAACTTCTATCACCCCTGGGTCGGCGAGCTGATCACGCGGCTCAATCAGACCAGCGTGCAGGGCATGCTGAACGCCGCCTTCCTGAAGGGCCTCCGCGCCGATTATTCCCTGCAGGAATACACGCCCAACCCGGCGAACCGCGCATCGCTCGCGGTCACGCTGGAGCCGCGCGCGATCGATGTTTCCGTCGGCGGACCCTATGCGGTCTACAATTGGGAGCTTCTCTATCATCTCCCCATCGCCGTCGCGGTGCATCTGAGCAATAATCAGCGCTTCGCCGAAGCGCAGAAATGGTTTCATCTCGTCTTCGATCCGACCAACACGGACAAGAACCTCTCGGCGCCGCAGCGGTTCTGGACCTCTTTCGTCTTCAACGGCTCGGGCGTTCCGACGAATCTTCAGACCCTTCTCGATCTGCTCGATGCGACCGATCCCGCGCTGGCCGCCGCAAAGCAGGATGTGATCGCGAGCTATGACGCGATCATGAAGCGGCCCTTCGATCCTTTCGTCGTCGCGCGCAATCGGCCGAGCGCGTTCCAATGGTATGTCGTGATGAAATATCTCGACAATCTGATCGCCTGGGGAGACAGCCTGTTCCTGCAGGACACGATCGAGACGATCAACGAAGCGACGCTGTGCTATGTTCTCGCCGCCAATCTGCTGGGTGAGAAGCCGCAGACCATGCCGCAGCCGGGGCGCAGGAGCGCGAAGAACTTCCTGCAGCTCCAGCAGGCCGGGCTCGACGCGATGTCCAACGCGCTGATCGATCTCGAAGCGCAGTTTCCGTTCAACCTCGCGCCTGCGCCGAGCCCGGGCGGCGACGGCGTCGACATGAGCGGGGCCTTGTTCGGGATCGGTCGCGCGCTCTATTTCTGCATCCCGCGCAACAAGACGCTGCTCGGCTACTGGGACATCGTCGCCGATCGCCTGTTCAAGATCCGCAACAGCGAGAATATCCAGGGCGTCTTCCAGCAGCTGCCGTTGTTCGATCCGCCGCTCGATCCCGGAATGCTCGTCAAGGCCGCAGCAGCAGGAATCGACATAGCCGGCGTCGTCGCCGGGCTCAATCAGCCGCTCGGGCCGATGCGCTCGCCTTATCTCGTGCAGAAGGCGCTCGAGCTCGCCGGCGAGGTGCGCGCGCTCGGATCGGCGTTGCTCTCGGCGCTGGAGAAAGGCGAGAACGAAAAGCTGGCGCTGCTGCGCCAGACCCATGAGATCGCGCTGCAGACGCTGGTGCAGAACGCGCGCTTCCTGCAATGGAAACATGCGGAAGAATCGACCAATGCGCTTTTGAAGTCGCGGGCGAGCGCCTATGAGCGCTACAAAAACTATCTGAGGCTTCTGGGGCAGGCGCCCGACGGCGCGAATGCGCCCGAGAATCTCAGTCTCGACCGCTCGACGATCACCGAAGCGGCGTTCGACGATCTCTATGCGAAGCTGGTCGAGGCCTATGATCGCTCCGTGCCGATGCAGACGCCCGGCAAGCTGAAAATGGCGCAAGGGTCGTCGCCTGCGAGCGGCTCCGGCGCCTCTGGAGACGGTCAGCTCTATCTGATCGACAAGGAGGACGCCGAACTAAACAGCCATCTGCCCACCGCGCGCGACACGCGCGTCGGCAGCGGCGTCGCCAATACGATCGCCGGCACTCTGATGCCGATTCCCAGCGTCGAAGCGCATCTCGCTTTCTGGGGCATCGGCATGCATTCCAAGATCGTGTCGGGTCAGATCCTTGCGGCGGTGCCGAAGCTCGTCGCGGAGGGGCTGCAGATCGCGGCCGGGCACGAAGGCGATCAGGCCGGCATCGCCTCTCGCACCGCGTCCTATCAGCGTCGCGCCGACGACTGGAAGCATCAGGGCAATGTCGCCGCGCGCGAGCTGATGTCGATCGGGCGGCAGATCATCGGCTCGCTCATCGCCGAGCAGGCGGCTAAGCGCGAATATGAGAACGTCAAGACCCAGATCCAGCAGGCGCAGGAGGTGCAGAGCTTCCTCGAGACCAAATTCGCCGACGCCCAGTTCTATGATTGGATGGGCGGTGAGCTGTCGGGTCGATATTATCAATATTATCGCTTCGCCTGCGACACGGCGCGCCGCGCCGAGCAGACGATGAAGCGCGAATTGATGCGGCCAGAGCTCGACGCCACGCAGTTCATCCGCTTCGATTATTGGGATAGCGGCCATCAGGGGCTCCTCTCCGGCGAAGCCCTGCATTTCGACCTCAAGCGGCTCGAGATGGCCTATCACGACAACAACAGGCGCGAACTCGAGATGATCCGCCACGTCTCGCTTCGTCAGCTCGATCCGCTCGCGCTCATTCAGCTGCGCGTCACCGGCTCCTGCACGGTCGCCATTCCCGAATGGCTCTACGATCGCGACTGCCCCGGCCATTACATGCGACGGATCAAGACGGTGGCGCTGTCGATCCCCTCGGTCGTCGGTCCCTATTCCAGCGTCAACTGCACGCTGAGCCTGCTCGCGAGTTCGGTTCGCGTCTCGCCGTTGCTTGCGAACGGCGCCTATGGCCGCGATCCGGCGCAGGATGATCCGCGCTTCGTCGATTATTTCGGCGCAACCGACGTCGTCGTCACAAGCGGCGCCTCGAACGATTCAGGAATGTTCGAGGCCAATCTGCATGACGAACGCTTCCTGCCCTTCGAGGGCGCCGGCGCGATCGGCACATGGCGTCTCGCTCTGCCGCCGGAGCTGCGGTCCTTCGACTATTCGACGATCTCGGACTCGATCCTGCACATTCGCTACACGGCGCGACAGGGCGGCGATCCTCTGGGAGCGACCGCGACGAAAGAATTGAAGAAGCTCTTCGCCGACCAGGCCCGATCGCCGCAGGCGCTGATTCTCAACCTGAAATATGATTTTCCGACCGAATGGGCGGCCTTCGTGAACGCCGCCGGACAGAACCCCTTCGCCGCGACGATCGACCGGTCGTTCCTGCCCTATTTTCTGCAGGGCATGACCAAAACGATTGTTGTCGGCAATGTGCGCGCCTTCTGCGACGTGGGCGGCGTCGCGGCGCAGGTCGGCGTTCCGGCGGCGACGGCGCTCCATGGTAAGCTCACCGACGCCGCAGGCGCACAATTGACGTTGCCGATTGATCCCAAGGTCATAGTGAAGGATCCGCAGCGGCAGGTCTATGTCGTCATCGGCTACGCCTGCAGCTGAAGACGGTTCAGATCTGTCGGTCCCTCCCGAGGCGCGCTTTTTCGCGGCGCGGCTCGAAACTTTCGTGCTCGAAACTGGGAGCGGCTTCTGTCGATTTATACGGTTTCCGCGAGATCGCTTCGCGATCCGCGGAAACGACCGTCGCAAAAATCCCTGATCGGCATCGATCTTTGCGGCGAACGAATAGGAAACTCCGCTCCGATCGAGCGGATTTCGTATTACGCTTCAATGTGGGATTTGGGGCGTTTGTGCCGATTTTTCGTCATTGACGCTCCTGATTCGCAGCGAGAATCCTCGCTGCCGTCAGGCAGAAAACCGACTCGAGCGACTGTCCGATTTTGCGAGGCTGGCTCTGGCTGTCGGCTCACGACTCCAAATGATGTAAATCGACAAACGCATACTCTCTTCCGAGATCGCTGACCCAGTATAGCCCGTAGCCGAGCCCCCGCAATTTCTCTACCGCGGCAATCGTAGGGGTCACCGGCAAAGAATACATTAGATGGTGGAACTCTATCAGCAGCTGACGGGGCCTTGATCCGCTCTCGAAAATATTGTCGAGAACAGCATATTCCAGACCTTCGATGTCCATCTTGAGCAGATCGATATGCGTATGGCCGAGCCTTCGCTGCAACGAAGCGAGGGTTTGAACTTCGCAGCTGACTTTGTTCGACGACTTTTGCGTGGAGCTGTCCAGAGCCGTGCAGGAGCAGGTTAGCGGGTTTTCAGGAACGCTGAAGTCAATAGCTCCGTCTTCGACGCCGATGCCGATGGGAACAAAATGATATCGGTCAGGAAGCTGCTGCGACGCCAACCAGCGAACCGCGCCGGGCGTCGGATCAAAGCCATAAACAGTGCAACCAGTTCGATCGATCAAATCCAAATCGAAGGTTATATCCTCGCCGACCCCGATGGAATAGGCGATCGAATCGGGGGTGAGGAGCCCGACGTCGACGCCCCAGCCGCCGTAATCACTACCGAGAAGCGACACGTTCCGACAAGTGTCCGGATCGTGCAATCGCAGCTTTCGCCAGCGATTGAGCGCACGATATAGTGGAGGAGCGGATTTAACCAGCTCTTTAACTGAAGTGAACATCGGGCAGCCTTTGCTTTCCACTCGGCATCACACCGCAAGATACTACTGCGAAGCATATAGTTGAACAATAATATTTTGCGAAGACGCCGCGTAACTGGCTTGACAACGGGAGGCGTGCTCGATTAATCCCCAAGTCGAGCTGACTCTTGAGTGGATCGAAACTACGCACCTGCGTGCGGACGGACCGGCGGGCCGCGTCCAGCACATTTCAGTGTTTTCGCGACGTCCCCGTATTCCGGCGCTCTCCGCGCCATGCACGGGCATGAAGAGACCTGGCGGACGGAAGGCGCGCCGTTCGAAGTGCGGCTCCAACAGCTCATAGCCCTGGTTGGAGGGGCGTCCGTCCTATTCGTTGAAATCGCAACCGTTCCGAAATCCACGTCTCACCTTCAGCGCGCCTCGGCTAAATTGGGACGGAGGGGCGCACTCCGAGAAGCTTCCCGGGAGAAACGCATGCTTGGCGCCGACGGTCACGCGAAGAGATTACTTAGAGGGATGCTGGGCGCTGGGATGGCGCACTTCGTTGTCGGTTTAAGTCCTCTTTTGCTGCTGCCTCTCATGATTAATAAATGGGGTCTTGATACTTACGGGCAGTGGCTATCGGCACAGGCGATCGGCACCTTCGTAACCTTTGTCGGTTCGGCGCTAATTTTGACTGTCCAGTCGGAGGTGTCATTATTATATGGGAAAGGAGATGTAGACGGGGTAAGCGGGGTGATATCAACAATGCTGGCGTGTATCGTCTCAGTATCTTTCTGCTCAGCCATTTTGATATACGCATTGTTTCACTTGTTCATCTCAACAAATAGTGCGATCGTAGCGCTAATTTTGCCTTTATGGATGACATATATGCTCGTCAGTCAGGCGTCCACATTCCTCTTGAAGGTATTGAGCGGATGTGGATTTTACGGGCAGGCCGATTCATTTGACGCCGTCATGCGTTTCTCAGAGTTCTTGATCATGTTTTCTACGATTTATTACTTCGGGTTGCCTCCTTATCAAGCTCTATCTATCATGATTGCCGTGAGTATCATTGGACTTACTGCAGTATTTGTGTTTTTCCGGGCGCATGCGCCCTGGTCAAGAATCATGCTTCGGCCTGATGTCGTGATCATTAGACGCCTTGTGCCCAGGATTTTCTCCATGCTGATACTTACTATGGCATACAACCAGCTGCTGCTTCAGGGTGTGCGTGTCGTGATTGGTTTCAGCTACTCCATGACGGAAGCTGGAGCCTACAATGTCATGAATACGGTCGCGCGTATGATACGCATCCCTGTCGAGATCGGGGTCACGGTGTTCCGCGTCGAGTTCGGGCTCATGAACGGAGCCCGCCAGAAACAACGATTAAAAGAGATGTTTATTGTTTCAAACCAATTTGCAATCGCTATTACTTCGTGCGGCGTCGCGGCCATGCTTGTTTTCGGCGGCGCGCTTGTCTCACTTTTTTCGAAGCGAACGGTAGATCTGGACAATCACGTGTTTCTCCCTCTGCTATCCGGGCTGGCGCTTGAAGGACTTTCTTTTCCATTCCTTACCTACCTTCTCGCCACAGGGCACGTCAGGCCGGCGGCCCTTACGTTGCTTTTCTCCCTATGCA
Proteins encoded in this window:
- a CDS encoding toxin, whose translation is MAQLYGAAARYHEATDIAAVIGAQYPARNAGQWPPLWGYWSYSFDFANFYHPWVGELITRLNQTSVQGMLNAAFLKGLRADYSLQEYTPNPANRASLAVTLEPRAIDVSVGGPYAVYNWELLYHLPIAVAVHLSNNQRFAEAQKWFHLVFDPTNTDKNLSAPQRFWTSFVFNGSGVPTNLQTLLDLLDATDPALAAAKQDVIASYDAIMKRPFDPFVVARNRPSAFQWYVVMKYLDNLIAWGDSLFLQDTIETINEATLCYVLAANLLGEKPQTMPQPGRRSAKNFLQLQQAGLDAMSNALIDLEAQFPFNLAPAPSPGGDGVDMSGALFGIGRALYFCIPRNKTLLGYWDIVADRLFKIRNSENIQGVFQQLPLFDPPLDPGMLVKAAAAGIDIAGVVAGLNQPLGPMRSPYLVQKALELAGEVRALGSALLSALEKGENEKLALLRQTHEIALQTLVQNARFLQWKHAEESTNALLKSRASAYERYKNYLRLLGQAPDGANAPENLSLDRSTITEAAFDDLYAKLVEAYDRSVPMQTPGKLKMAQGSSPASGSGASGDGQLYLIDKEDAELNSHLPTARDTRVGSGVANTIAGTLMPIPSVEAHLAFWGIGMHSKIVSGQILAAVPKLVAEGLQIAAGHEGDQAGIASRTASYQRRADDWKHQGNVAARELMSIGRQIIGSLIAEQAAKREYENVKTQIQQAQEVQSFLETKFADAQFYDWMGGELSGRYYQYYRFACDTARRAEQTMKRELMRPELDATQFIRFDYWDSGHQGLLSGEALHFDLKRLEMAYHDNNRRELEMIRHVSLRQLDPLALIQLRVTGSCTVAIPEWLYDRDCPGHYMRRIKTVALSIPSVVGPYSSVNCTLSLLASSVRVSPLLANGAYGRDPAQDDPRFVDYFGATDVVVTSGASNDSGMFEANLHDERFLPFEGAGAIGTWRLALPPELRSFDYSTISDSILHIRYTARQGGDPLGATATKELKKLFADQARSPQALILNLKYDFPTEWAAFVNAAGQNPFAATIDRSFLPYFLQGMTKTIVVGNVRAFCDVGGVAAQVGVPAATALHGKLTDAAGAQLTLPIDPKVIVKDPQRQVYVVIGYACS
- a CDS encoding FkbM family methyltransferase, encoding MFTSVKELVKSAPPLYRALNRWRKLRLHDPDTCRNVSLLGSDYGGWGVDVGLLTPDSIAYSIGVGEDITFDLDLIDRTGCTVYGFDPTPGAVRWLASQQLPDRYHFVPIGIGVEDGAIDFSVPENPLTCSCTALDSSTQKSSNKVSCEVQTLASLQRRLGHTHIDLLKMDIEGLEYAVLDNIFESGSRPRQLLIEFHHLMYSLPVTPTIAAVEKLRGLGYGLYWVSDLGREYAFVDLHHLES